In Chlorocebus sabaeus isolate Y175 chromosome 19, mChlSab1.0.hap1, whole genome shotgun sequence, a single genomic region encodes these proteins:
- the ZBED4 gene encoding zinc finger BED domain-containing protein 4: MENNLKTCPKEDGDFVSDKIKFKIEEEDDDGIPPDSLERMDFKSEQENMKQTDSGGERAVLGGTGCSCKPPGKYLSAESEDDYGALFSQYSSTLYDVAMEAVTQSLLSSRNMSSRKKSPAWKHFFISPRDSTKAICMYCVKEFSRGKNEKDLSTSCLMRHVRRAHPTVLIQENGSVSAVSSFPSPSLLLPPQPADTGDLSTILSPIKLVQKVTSKIPSPDRITEESVSVVSSEEISSDMSVSEKCGREEALVGASPHLPALHYDETAENLAEKSLPLPKSTSGSRRRSAVWKHFYLSPLDNSKAVCIHCMNEFSRGKNGKDLGTSCLIRHMWRAHRAIVLQENGGTGIPPLYSTPPTLLPSLLPPEGELSSVSSSPVKLVRESPSASSSPDRLTEDLQSHLNPGDGPMEDAAAFSSSDDVGEASASSPEKQQADGLSPRLFESGAVFQQNKKVMKRLKSEVWHHFSLAPTDSLKAECRYCGCAISRGKKGDVGTSCLMRHLYRRHPEVVGSQKGFLGASLANSPYATLASAESSSSKLTDLPTVVTKNSQVMFPVNSKKTSKLWNHFSICSADSTKVVCLHCGRTISRGKKPTNLGTSCLLRHLQRFHSNVLKTEVSETARPSSPDIRVPRGTELSGASSFDDTNEKFYDSHPVAKKITSLIAEMIALDLQPYSFVDNVGFNRLLEYLKPQYSLPAPSYFSRTAIPGMYDNVKQIIMSHLKEAESGVIHFTSGIWMSNQTREYLTLTAHWVSFESSARPRCDDHHCSALLDVSQVDCDYSGNSIQKQLECWWEAWVTSTGLQVGITVTDNPSIGKTLSEGEHSSVQCFSHTVNLIVSEAIKSQRMVQNLLSLARKICERVHRSPKAKEKLAELQREYALPQHHLIQDVPSKWSTSFHMLERLIEQKRAINEMSVECNFRELISCDQWEVMQSVCCALKPFEAASREMSTQMSTLSQVIPMVHILNRKVEMLFEETMGIDTMLRSLKEAMVSRLSATLHDPRYVFATLLDPRYKASLFTEEETEQYKQDLIRELELMNSTSEDAAASHRCDAGSPSKDSAAEESLWSLVAKVKKKDPREKLPEDMVLAYLEEEVLEHSCDPLTYWNLKKASWPGLSTLAVRFLGCPPSIVPSEKLFNTPTENGSLGQSRLMMEHFEKLIFLKVNLPLIYFQY, translated from the coding sequence ATGGAGAATAACTTGAAAACTTGTCCCAAAGAGGACGGTGATTTCGTTTctgataaaataaagtttaaaatagaaGAGGAAGATGATGATGGAATTCCTCCTGATAGTTTGGAAAGAATGGACTTTAAAAGTGAGCAGGAGAACATGAAGCAGACGGACAGCGGTGGGGAGCGAGCGGTCCTCGGCGGGACGGGCTGCAGCTGCAAGCCCCCAGGGAAGTACTTGTCTGCAGAGAGTGAGGACGACTATGGCGCGCTGTTCTCCCAGTACAGCAGCACCCTCTACGACGTGGCCATGGAGGCCGTGACCCAGAGCCTCCTTTCCAGCCGGAACATGAGCTCCAGGAAGAAGTCTCCAGCCTGGAAGCATTTTTTTATCTCTCCCCGAGACAGCACTAAAGCAATATGCATGTACTGCGTGAAAGAGTTCAGCAGAGGCAAAAATGAGAAAGACTTGAGTACCAGTTGTCTCATGAGGCACGTGAGGCGCGCACACCCGACCGTGCTCATTCAGGAAAACGGCAGCGTGTCTGCCGTGTCCTcgttcccctctccctccctcctgcttccACCGCAGCCTGCGGACACGGGCGACCTCAGCACCATCCTCTCACCCATCAAACTTGTCCAGAAAGTGACGTCTAAGATCCCGTCCCCCGATCGAATAACAGAGGAGTCTGTGTCTGTAGTTTCTTCTGAAGAAATCTCCTCTGACATGTCCGTTTCAGAGAAGTGCGGCAGAGAAGAAGCCCTGGTAGGGGcatctccccacctccctgctcTCCATTACGATGAAACTGCAGAGAACTTAGCGGAGAAGAGCCTTCCACTTCCAAAGAGCACCTCCGGGTCTAGGAGAAGGTCCGCTGTCTGGAAGCACTTCTACCTGTCACCACTGGACAACTCCAAAGCCGTCTGCATTCACTGCATGAACGAGTTCAGCCGGGGGAAGAACGGGAAGGACCTGGGCACAAGCTGCCTCATCAGGCACATGTGGAGAGCACACCGCGCCATTGTGCTGCAGGAGAACGGGGGCACGGGCATCCCGCCTCTGTACTCCACCCCTCCCACCCTGCTGCCTTCCTTGCTGCCGCCAGAGGGGGAGCTCAGCTCTGTGTCCTCGTCTCCGGTAAAGCTGGTCAGAGAGTCCCCTTCGGCCTCCTCCTCCCCTGACAGGCTGACTGAGGACCTGCAGtctcacttgaaccctggagatgggcCGATGGAAGACGCAGCGGCCTTCTCATCTTCCGACGACGTGGGGGAGGCCTCGGCGTCCTCTCCCGAGAAGCAGCAGGCTGACGGGCTGAGTCCTAGATTGTTTGAATCTGGCGCCGTCTTCCAGCAGAATAAAAAGGTCATGAAGAGACTGAAGTCGGAGGTCTGGCATCACTTCTCCCTGGCCCCCACGGACAGCCTTAAGGCCGAGTGTCGGTACTGCGGCTGCGCCATCAGCCGGGGGAAGAAGGGTGACGTGGGCACCAGTTGTCTGATGAGACATCTCTACCGGCGCCACCCAGAAGTTGTCGGGAGCCAGAAGGGTTTTCTGGGTGCCAGTCTGGCAAACTCTCCGTATGCCACTTTGGCCTCTGCAGAAAGTTCCTCTTCCAAACTGACTGACTTGCCAACAGTGGTCACAAAAAACAGTCAAGTTATGTTTCCTGTTAATAGTAAAAAGACCTCAAAACTGTGgaatcatttttctatttgctcCGCAGACTCCACAAAAGTCGTGTGCTTGCACTGTGGCCGGACCATCAGCCGGGGGAAGAAGCCGACTAACTTGGGTACCAGCTGTCTTCTGAGACATTTACAGCGGTTCCATAGCAACGTGCTGAAAACCGAGGTCTCAGAGACGGCGCGGCCCTCCTCTCCGGACATCCGGGTGCCGCGGGGCACAGAATTATCAGGCGCTTCCTCCTTCGATGACACCAATGAGAAGTTTTATGATTCTCACCCAGTTGCCAAAAAAATCACAAGTCTCATAGCTGAAATGATTGCACTTGACCTCCAGCCATATTCTTTTGTAGACAATGTTGGCTTTAACAGGCTGCTTGAATACTTGAAACCTCAGtactccctccctgccccttcctACTTCTCCAGGACAGCTATCCCAGGTATGTATGATAATGTGAAGCAGATAATTATGTCCCACCTGAAGGAAGCTGAGAGTGGTGTGATCCACTTCACGTCTGGAATATGGATGAGTAACCAGACCCGTGAGTACCTGACCCTCACGGCCCACTGGGTTTCCTTCGAGTCATCGGCCCGGCCACGCTGCGATGACCACCACTGCTCGGCGCTCTTGGACGTGTCGCAGGTGGACTGCGACTACAGTGGCAACAGCATTCAGAAGCAGCTGGAGTGCTGGTGGGAAGCGTGGGTGACCTCCACTGGCCTTCAGGTGGGCATCACCGTCACCGACAACCCCAGCATCGGGAAGACGCTGAGCGAGGGGGAGCACTCGAGCGTGCAGTGCTTCAGCCACACGGTGAACCTGATCGTCAGCGAGGCCATTAAGAGCCAGCGGATGGTGCAGAACCTGCTGAGCCTCGCCCGGAAGATCTGCGAGCGAGTGCACCGGTCGCCCAAGGCGAAGGAGAAACTGGCCGAGCTGCAGAGGGAGTATGCGCTGCCCCAGCACCACCTCATCCAGGACGTCCCGTCCAAGTGGAGCACGTCCTTCCACATGCTCGAGCGGCTCATCGAGCAGAAAAGGGCCATTAACGAGATGTCCGTCGAGTGTAACTTCCGAGAGCTGATCAGCTGTGACCAGTGGGAAGTCATGCAGTCTGTGTGCTGTGCGCTGAAGCCCTTCGAGGCCGCGAGCCGGGAGATGAGCACGCAGATGTCCACCCTCAGCCAGGTCATACCCATGGTGCACATCCTCAACAGGAAGGTGGAGATGCTCTTCGAGGAGACGATGGGCATCGACACCATGCTGCGCTCTCTGAAAGAGGCCATGGTGAGCCGCCTGTCTGCCACCCTCCATGACCCACGGTACGTCTTCGCCACGCTGCTGGACCCTCGCTACAAGGCCTCCCTGTTTACGGAGGAGGAGACGGAGCAGTACAAGCAGGATTTAATCAGGGAACTCGAACTCATGAATTCTACCTCAGAGGACGCGGCTGCCTCCCACAGGTGTGATGCTGGCTCCCCGTCGAAAGACTCTGCCGCAGAGGAGAGCCTGTGGTCGCTTGTGGCCAAGGTGAAGAAGAAAGACCCAAGAGAAAAGCTGCCTGAAGACATGGTGCTCGCGTATCTGGAGGAGGAAGTCCTTGAACACAGCTGTGACCCGCTCACCTACTGGAACCTGAAGAAGGCGTCCTGGCCGGGGCTGTCCACGCTGGCCGTCAGATTTTTGGGCTGCCCCCCAAGCATCGTCCCTTCAGAAAAGCTGTTCAACACGCCCACTGAGAACGGCAGCCTTGGCCAATCCAGGCTCATGATGGAACATTTTGAAAAACTTATCTTTTTGAAAGTGAATCTTCCCTTAATATACTTTCAGTATTGA